A region of Toxorhynchites rutilus septentrionalis strain SRP chromosome 1, ASM2978413v1, whole genome shotgun sequence DNA encodes the following proteins:
- the LOC129780620 gene encoding uncharacterized protein LOC129780620 has protein sequence FNGGWKNTKFVIRKNRAEPEVCEVEAPDILNAGEFRGLWIKWLDDIITVCIEGVVFYVTRTLIHFQSIGVCTGWGATGSKEPLFVGHVSHERTQTVGEVQPSYGTCYVSYGG, from the exons TTCAACGGTGGATGGAAGAACACCAAATTCGTTATACGAAAAAACCGTGCCGAGCCGGAAGTGTGCGAGGTGGAAGCTCCCGACATTCTCAACGCTGGCGAGTTCCGTGGACTCTGGATTAAGTGGCTTGATGAT ATAATCACCGTCTGTATAGAAGGAGTTGTTTTCTATGTTACGAGAACCTTGATCCATTTCCAATCAATCGGTGTTTGCACCGGTTGGGGTGCCACTGGCTC GAAAGAGCCACTGTTCGTCGGTCATGTATCGCACGAGAGAACTCAAACGGTCGGTGAAGTGCAGCCGTCATATGGCACTTGCTACGTTTCATACGGCGGATAG